The Meiothermus ruber DSM 1279 genome includes the window CCGATCCAACTTGGCAGCGATATCGGCCACAAAAGGTTGGTACGGCAAGGGAACCGCCTGGAAGAGGGTCTTGGAGATTTGCGGCAGGTCGTAGAGCAGGTAAATCGAGATGATCAGCGCGGCAAAAAGCTGCAACACCCCTCCCACCAGCGAGGCAAAGAAGCCCACCAGGCTCCCTCCCTGGGCCAGCAGCGCGCGCAAACCCTGCAAAAGGGTCTGGGTAAAGCCCTCGAGCAAGGTCTGCAAACCCTGGGCCGCCTGGGCAAAGGCCCCCTCCAGGGCTGGTGGAAGCTCTACCTGGCCGATGCGCGAGGGCAGGTTCTCAATCCAGGTGAGCAAGGGGGTCAGGATGCGGGGAAGTTCGGTCACGTAGCGGGCCAGCACATTTACCATTTCGGCGATCAGAAACGAGGCCAGCCCCAAAAACAGCCCCAGCCCCAGGTATACCAGGAGCACCCCCACAAAGCGCGGCACCTGGCGCTTTTCCAAAGCCCGCACGATGGGCGAGGTTAGATAGGCAAAAATAAAAGCCAGCGCCAGCGTAATCAGCGCCCCCCGGGCCCCCCCCAGCACCATCCCCAAAAGCTGGAGAAGCAGGTAAATCGAAACCGCATAGACGGCAATCCGCACCCACAACAGCTTCCAGATCTCGGCGAGGTCACGGCGCATGGGGATTACAATACCGCACGGTTCAGGGAAGGGCGAACTCGAGCCGGGCCCTGGCCCGCAGCGCCTCGGGTGTGAGTCCCTGGCCGAAGTACCTGTCTCGATCGGGCTCACCATCCCACAGCTCAAACAAGAGCCGCGCACCTTCACGGGTGCCTCGCACGGCGGCCTCGGTTCCGCTGTTGCCCACCCGGCCAATCCACTGCCCCTTGTGCACCCTGCTACCCACCTTTAGCCCCGGCGCGATCTCGGCAAGGTGGGCGTACACAGTGGTAAAACCGCCTGGATGGCGAATCCAGACCTCGCGCCCCCGCAGTTTGTCCATCTGCTCGGGCCCGGCCCCATTGGCCACCGCCCGAACCAGGGCCTCAAACTCGGCACGGCTCATTTCTTTGTAGCTGGTCTCGGCCTTAATCACCTCGCCCCCGGCGGCGGCCACCACCCCCATGCCATAGCGCACCGGAATACAGGCATCATCACCAGTAAACACAAAACCAGGGTTGGTGCCCTTGCGGTATTCGCGGGGGGCACCGGGCAGGTTGCCATCGGTTTTGGGCAGGCAGGCGCCGGGCAGGGGCAGCATAAAGCCCCCAGGGCCTTGCTCGAGGCGCTCTTTGAGCTGGGAAATTTCCGATTGCAAAACCGCAATCTGCCGGCGGGCACCGGATAGTTGCACGCTCTGCCACAAGGCCAGCAGGGTCACCAGAGCGAGCAGAATCCAGCCGGGCTTGATCGGCATGGGCCTATTTTATGCCAAAAGTAAAGAGGCACAGCGGGCTGTGCCTCTTGATGCTGGATGGCCTAGAGCAGGCTTAGCAGACGGGCTTTGATCTGCTTAGCGGTGAGGCCCTCGAGCTTCATGCCTTTGGCGCGCTCCACCAGCTCGTACACCTTGTGGGCGTGGCTGTTAGCGACGCGGAAGGTGATGGCCTGACCAACAACGGTAACGGTCACCTTGCGTAGGTTGGGCTCCTGCCAGCGCTTGGTATAGCCGGTGATCTTCTTACCCACCCCACCTTCGCGTTTGGCCTTACCACGGGTAATGATACTGTAGGCCACTACGGGGCGCTTGCCGCTAATTTCGCAAATCTTCGACATTGCAGGACTCCTAACTGCCAATGCAAGGGGCTGCCCCCTTGCCTCAGGGCAACAGCAAGGAGTATAGCATACCCTCATGGGAGCGTGCTAGACTTCCAGCGGTATGAATATCGCCACCTGGCTGGTTCCTGCCCTGCTGGTTGCCGATCAGGCCATCAAACTTGCGGTGCTATGGGCGGTTGGGCCACGTGTGTTCGAAGGCGAGGTAGGCGCGGTTTTTTTGAGCAATTTGTTTTGGGTCGTGGATGCCACCTTTGTGAAAAATACCGGTGCAGCCTTTGGGATATTCCAGGGTGGGGCCCGCATTTTGGTCTGGATAAGCCTGCTAATAGGCCTTGGCATTCTCGTATATCTGAGCCTGCATCACCGCCGAACCCCCCTGTTGCAGCAGTTGGCCTTATCCCTGATTGCCGCAGGGGCCCTGGGCAACGCAATCGATCGACTGGGCCACGGCTGGGTGGTCGACTACGTGGACATCAACCGCACGGGGCTGTCTATTTTAGACAATTTCCCCATCTGGAATCTGGCCGACGCATGCGTGGTGGTGGGGGTGTTTTTACTGTTGCTACCCCAGCGTAAGCGTCGGTACTAGCCGAGCGCAGACGCTCCGGTTGCGCCGCGGGCGTTCTTTTCTCCATTCAAGGTGGGAGAACAACGGCCTGGGAAGACCTTAAGGCCACGCACCCTGCGCTTGCCAACCCATCATCGCGGTGTGACTGCGGTTCAGACCTCGGGCTTGAAAGCTGTGGGAGCGACGGTTTCGGGCTGCTTGCTCTGGGCGATAATTTCCCGCACGCGCTCGCCCTGCACAATCTCGGTATCCAGGAGTTCGGCGGCCAGCTGATGCACGGCTTTGGCGTTTTCGGATAGAACCTGCTTAGCCCGTTCGTAGGCCCGATCCAGGATGGCCCGGATGTCCGCATCGATCAGGCGGCTGGTCTCCTCGGAGTGGTCTTGCTTTTTGGCGATCTCCTCCCCCAGGAAGATGGGGCCGGTGTTGGAGCCCCAGGCCACGTTCTTGAAGTGGTCGCCCATTCCCCAGTCCAGCACCATCTGCTTGGCCAGGCTGGTGGCCTGCTTGAAATCGTTGGCGGCCCCGGTGGTGATGGTACCCACAAACAGCTCCTCGGCCGCCCGACCCGCCAGGGTCATGGCCAGGGTGTCCTCGAGGTGCTCCTTGCTCATCAGGATGCGCTCCTCGGGCTTGCTCCAGCGCACCCCCAGGGCCATACCGCGGGGCACAATCGAAACCTTTTCGGTTTTGTCGGCATAAGGCAGCTCTTCGCCCACAATGGCATGGCCGGCCTCGTGGTAGGCCACAGCGCGCTTTTCTTGCTCACTAAGCTTCAGGGTTCCACGCTCCAGGCCCAGCATGATCTTGTCGAGCGCTGCCTGAAAGTGAGCGTTGGTGATTTCACTGGCATTCTCACGGGCCGCCTGCAGGGCCGCTTCGTTGACCAGGTTTTTCAGGTCGGCTCCGCTGAACTGCGGTGTCAGGCGGGCCAGGTTGTTTACGTCGACGTCCGGGGCAAACTTCTTACCCCGCATGTGCACCTGCAGAATTTCCTTGCGCTCCTCCAGGGTCGGCAGTCCAATTACCACCTGCCGGTCAAAGCGCCCTGGGCGCAAAAGGGCAGGGTCGAGGATATCCGGGCGGTTGGTCGCAGCCAGCACAATGACGCTGGTATCCTTCTCAAAACCGTCCATCTCGGAGAGGATCTGGTTAAGGGTCTGTTCCCGCTCATCGTGGCCGCCCCCAATGCCGGCCCCGCGTTTGCGGCCAATCGAGTCAAGCTCGTCTATAAAGATAATGGCCGGCGCGTTGCGGCGGGCCTCGTCAAACAGGGTACGTACCCGGCTGGCCCCCACCCCCACAAACATCTCCATAAACTCCGAGGCCGACACCGAGAAGAACGGCACCCCAGCCTCCCCGGCCACCGCGCGGGTCAGCAGGGTCTTACCGGTGCCGGGCGGCCCCACCAGGAGCACGCCCTTGGGAATCTCCGCCCCAATGGCGATATATTTTTGCGGGTTTTTGAGGAAGTCCACCACTTCCATCAGCTCGCGTTTGGCCTCGTGGTGGCCGGCCACATCCTTGAAGGTGGTATTGACCCGGCGCTCCTTACCGTACTGGCGCGCCCGGCTCTGGCCGAACTGCATAACCTGCCCCGCCCCCCCCTGCGAGCGCATGAAAAAAAACCACCAGAAACCAATCAGGGCCGCAATGGGCAGCAGGGTATACAGGAGCTGGGGCCAGATGCTAGGCAGCCGGTTTTCGATAACCACGCCGTTCTGACGAAGGAGGTTGGTAAACTGCGGATCGCTGTACCCCGCTGGAAGGGCAATCACGGTAAAGCGATCGGTGGTTTCAGTGTTGTTGCCCACCCGGATGCGCTCAGGCGCCTTGAAAAAACCAGTAATCCGGCCTTCCTGCAAAATAACCCGGGCCACCTTGCCCTGTTCAATGTAGGTGATAAAGTCGCTGTATGGAATGCTGGTGCGGGCGTTGTTGCCGCCCCCGAATAAGGTGAAAAGCCAGTAGGCCAGGATGAAGATAACAAGCAAGCTCCAAGGATTGATACGCGTAGGCAAACCAGAACCTCCATTGAGTGCCTGTGGTGCAGGCAGCACACATTCTGCCGATTATATAACGGCAGCGCGGTGCACTAGATTATGGTACTCAATCCTGGCGCAATGAATGAGTCCTAGGGTCGAAAGCCCAGGCCCGTTCGCAGGTGCAGCTTACACCGCGGCCCCCAGCCCCGCCTGGCCTGGCAAAGCAGACCTGGTTCTTATCGCTCTAAGCTTTGGGCTTTATGATGGAGGGTAATGCAAGTGGTACTCGAGGCCCTCCACCAAGGCGACTACGATACGGCGTTCGAAACGCTGATACGCACCTTGGCATTGGCGCAAGGACAGGAGGCAGCAGAGGCCGCCCTGCTATTGGCCGAGGCCTACTCACTGTACGGCGAGGGGGGCATCGAAGGCGCCAACCGGGCCCTGGAAGAGGGGCTAAGCAGCGTGCCATCCCTCGAGGCCCACCCGCGCTATCGCTCCATCCTGGGCGAGATGCGCGCACTGGAAGGTGCTTCGGAAGACGAGGTGCGCCAAATACTGCCCCGCACCACCGACCCTCGAGCCCTCTACCACCAGGCCCAGGCGCTGATGTACCTGGGTCTGCCCGAAGAAGCCCTGGAGATCCTGAACCGCCCCCTCGAGCTGCCGGCTTTTCTGGCCTGGCGGGCGCATACCTTGCGGGGCAAGGCCCTGGAGCGTCTGGGGCAGC containing:
- a CDS encoding AI-2E family transporter: MRRDLAEIWKLLWVRIAVYAVSIYLLLQLLGMVLGGARGALITLALAFIFAYLTSPIVRALEKRQVPRFVGVLLVYLGLGLFLGLASFLIAEMVNVLARYVTELPRILTPLLTWIENLPSRIGQVELPPALEGAFAQAAQGLQTLLEGFTQTLLQGLRALLAQGGSLVGFFASLVGGVLQLFAALIISIYLLYDLPQISKTLFQAVPLPYQPFVADIAAKLDRAVGGYIRGQLLVAISVGLIVTVGFWICGVPLAGSLGFLAAVFNLVPFVGVIVSTVPAMLLALTVGWPQVLAVLGVVVVANQVEAHVLSPRILGQATSLHPVSVIAAILVGSSLYGLVGALLAVPLLAFFKVLYTELYLNSRFYREG
- a CDS encoding M23 family metallopeptidase, which gives rise to MPIKPGWILLALVTLLALWQSVQLSGARRQIAVLQSEISQLKERLEQGPGGFMLPLPGACLPKTDGNLPGAPREYRKGTNPGFVFTGDDACIPVRYGMGVVAAAGGEVIKAETSYKEMSRAEFEALVRAVANGAGPEQMDKLRGREVWIRHPGGFTTVYAHLAEIAPGLKVGSRVHKGQWIGRVGNSGTEAAVRGTREGARLLFELWDGEPDRDRYFGQGLTPEALRARARLEFALP
- a CDS encoding large ribosomal subunit protein bL28, with translation MSKICEISGKRPVVAYSIITRGKAKREGGVGKKITGYTKRWQEPNLRKVTVTVVGQAITFRVANSHAHKVYELVERAKGMKLEGLTAKQIKARLLSLL
- the lspA gene encoding signal peptidase II is translated as MNIATWLVPALLVADQAIKLAVLWAVGPRVFEGEVGAVFLSNLFWVVDATFVKNTGAAFGIFQGGARILVWISLLIGLGILVYLSLHHRRTPLLQQLALSLIAAGALGNAIDRLGHGWVVDYVDINRTGLSILDNFPIWNLADACVVVGVFLLLLPQRKRRY
- the ftsH gene encoding ATP-dependent zinc metalloprotease FtsH codes for the protein MPTRINPWSLLVIFILAYWLFTLFGGGNNARTSIPYSDFITYIEQGKVARVILQEGRITGFFKAPERIRVGNNTETTDRFTVIALPAGYSDPQFTNLLRQNGVVIENRLPSIWPQLLYTLLPIAALIGFWWFFFMRSQGGAGQVMQFGQSRARQYGKERRVNTTFKDVAGHHEAKRELMEVVDFLKNPQKYIAIGAEIPKGVLLVGPPGTGKTLLTRAVAGEAGVPFFSVSASEFMEMFVGVGASRVRTLFDEARRNAPAIIFIDELDSIGRKRGAGIGGGHDEREQTLNQILSEMDGFEKDTSVIVLAATNRPDILDPALLRPGRFDRQVVIGLPTLEERKEILQVHMRGKKFAPDVDVNNLARLTPQFSGADLKNLVNEAALQAARENASEITNAHFQAALDKIMLGLERGTLKLSEQEKRAVAYHEAGHAIVGEELPYADKTEKVSIVPRGMALGVRWSKPEERILMSKEHLEDTLAMTLAGRAAEELFVGTITTGAANDFKQATSLAKQMVLDWGMGDHFKNVAWGSNTGPIFLGEEIAKKQDHSEETSRLIDADIRAILDRAYERAKQVLSENAKAVHQLAAELLDTEIVQGERVREIIAQSKQPETVAPTAFKPEV